A window of the Fuscovulum sp. genome harbors these coding sequences:
- a CDS encoding arylesterase yields the protein MKIASVSLPKATYGARTLRRNITLATVAVTLAALIPVAASAEPVTIVALGDSLTAGYGLPEGEGFVPQLQSWLTAQGADATVINAGVSGDTTAGGLSRLDWSLTPETDALIVTLGGNDLLRGLPPEETRKNLDAIVKQATDRGLDVLVIPMQAPGNYGPEYKAAFDTLYPDIAQTYGARLAIPFFAPLAPDATNLADLTPWMQPDGIHPNKDGVAKIVAGLGPAVLELAMSTE from the coding sequence ATGAAAATCGCCTCTGTATCTCTGCCCAAAGCCACATATGGCGCGCGCACGCTGCGGCGCAACATCACATTGGCGACAGTGGCTGTAACGCTTGCGGCCCTCATTCCCGTCGCGGCCAGCGCCGAACCCGTCACCATCGTGGCGCTGGGTGACAGCCTGACCGCAGGCTATGGCCTGCCCGAAGGCGAAGGCTTCGTCCCCCAACTGCAAAGCTGGCTCACCGCACAGGGGGCCGATGCCACGGTGATCAACGCAGGCGTCTCGGGCGACACCACCGCCGGGGGCCTCTCCCGCCTCGACTGGTCGCTCACCCCCGAAACCGATGCGCTCATCGTCACCCTCGGCGGGAATGACCTGCTCCGCGGCCTGCCGCCCGAAGAAACCCGCAAGAACCTTGATGCCATCGTCAAACAAGCCACCGACCGCGGGCTGGACGTGCTGGTCATCCCCATGCAGGCCCCCGGCAATTACGGCCCCGAATACAAGGCCGCCTTCGATACCCTCTACCCCGACATCGCCCAAACCTACGGCGCGCGCCTCGCCATTCCCTTCTTCGCCCCCCTCGCGCCCGATGCCACCAATCTGGCCGACCTCACCCCCTGGATGCAGCCCGACGGCATCCACCCCAACAAGGATGGCGTGGCAAAGATCGTCGCAGGCCTCGGCCCCGCTGTGCTAGAACTAGCAATGTCAACGGAGTGA
- the iolG gene encoding inositol 2-dehydrogenase, with amino-acid sequence MAIRFGLLGAGRIGKVHAKAVTGDAQAKLVAVADAMPAAAHAIADQYGCDVRTIEAIEAAKDIDAVVICTPTDTHADLIERFVKAGKAVFCEKPIDLSLARVKACLEVVRAHKGTLMVGFNRRFDPHFRAVRAEIDKGTIGDVEMVVITSRDPGAPPVDYIKRSGGIFRDMTIHDFDMARFLLGEEITEVVATAAVLVDPAIGKAGDFDSVQVLLKTASGKQAMISNSRRATYGYDQRIEVHGSKGAVSAENQRPVSIEVATGLGYTRPPLHDFFMTRYTEAYAAEIATFIAAMAGTGKAEPTGEDGLIALALADAAVKSVAEGRVVKMAEVL; translated from the coding sequence ATGGCGATCAGGTTCGGGCTGCTGGGTGCGGGGCGCATCGGCAAGGTTCATGCAAAGGCCGTGACGGGCGACGCGCAGGCAAAGCTGGTGGCGGTGGCCGATGCCATGCCGGCGGCGGCACATGCGATTGCCGATCAGTATGGCTGTGACGTGCGCACGATCGAGGCGATTGAAGCGGCCAAGGATATCGACGCGGTGGTGATCTGCACGCCGACCGATACGCATGCCGATCTGATCGAGCGGTTCGTGAAAGCGGGCAAGGCCGTGTTCTGCGAAAAGCCCATCGATCTGTCGCTGGCGCGGGTGAAAGCCTGCCTTGAGGTGGTCCGCGCGCATAAGGGCACGCTGATGGTGGGCTTCAACCGCCGCTTTGACCCGCATTTCCGCGCCGTGCGGGCCGAGATCGACAAGGGCACCATCGGGGATGTGGAAATGGTGGTCATCACCAGCCGCGACCCGGGCGCGCCGCCGGTGGATTACATCAAACGGTCGGGCGGAATTTTCCGCGACATGACCATCCATGATTTCGACATGGCGCGCTTCCTGCTGGGTGAGGAGATCACCGAGGTGGTGGCGACGGCGGCGGTTCTGGTGGACCCGGCGATTGGCAAGGCGGGGGATTTCGACTCTGTTCAGGTTCTGCTGAAGACGGCGTCGGGCAAGCAGGCGATGATTTCAAACTCGCGCCGCGCGACCTATGGCTATGACCAGCGGATCGAAGTGCATGGGTCGAAGGGGGCGGTTTCAGCGGAGAACCAGCGCCCGGTGTCCATCGAGGTGGCGACCGGTTTGGGTTACACCCGCCCGCCGCTGCATGATTTCTTTATGACCCGCTACACCGAGGCTTATGCGGCCGAGATCGCCACCTTCATCGCGGCGATGGCCGGGACGGGCAAGGCGGAACCGACGGGCGAGGACGGGCTGATCGCGCTGGCGCTGGCCGATGCGGCGGTAAAGTCGGTGGCCGAAGGGCGCGTGGTGAAGATGGCAGAGGTTCTCTGA
- the argE gene encoding acetylornithine deacetylase, giving the protein MDARAILERLIAFDTVSDRPNRALMDWVAGVLAGAGIEAVLIPDAGGGKANLYATVGPADVGGVMLSGHTDVVPVEGQAWTRPPFELTEGEGRLFGRGTADMKGFVACAVAAMLGAARRDLRVPLHLALSYDEEIGCMGVRSMIEMLEGAPVRPRMCIVGEPTGMAVATGHKGKVALRATCVGREGHSALAPLALNALHLAADFVGVLRGVQARVVSEGMRDGDYDVPYTTLHVGKMAGGVQVNIVPQTAVADWEIRSLAGEDVAGLIEEVRAGCAAVVAPLRAEFPEADIRIERLWDYPGLGTPSDAEVVNFVKGLTGANGTIKVAFGTEGGLFDARLGVPTVICGPGSMAQGHKPDEYVSVEQMARCEAMLAALVTACEAGF; this is encoded by the coding sequence ATGGATGCGCGTGCGATACTGGAACGGCTGATCGCCTTTGACACGGTGAGCGACCGGCCCAACCGGGCGCTGATGGATTGGGTGGCAGGCGTGCTGGCCGGGGCGGGGATAGAGGCGGTGCTGATCCCGGATGCGGGCGGCGGGAAGGCCAATCTCTATGCCACGGTGGGGCCTGCGGATGTGGGCGGGGTGATGCTGTCAGGGCATACGGATGTGGTCCCCGTTGAAGGGCAGGCCTGGACGCGGCCGCCATTTGAACTGACCGAGGGCGAGGGGCGGCTATTCGGGCGCGGGACGGCGGATATGAAGGGTTTTGTCGCCTGTGCGGTGGCGGCCATGCTGGGCGCGGCGCGGCGGGATTTGCGCGTGCCGCTGCATCTGGCGCTGTCCTATGACGAGGAGATCGGCTGCATGGGCGTGCGGTCGATGATCGAGATGCTGGAAGGCGCGCCGGTGCGGCCGCGCATGTGCATCGTGGGGGAGCCCACAGGGATGGCCGTGGCGACGGGGCATAAGGGCAAGGTCGCCTTGCGGGCGACCTGCGTGGGGCGCGAGGGGCATTCGGCGCTGGCGCCGCTGGCGTTGAACGCGCTGCATCTGGCGGCGGATTTCGTGGGTGTGCTGCGCGGTGTGCAGGCGCGGGTGGTGTCTGAGGGGATGCGGGACGGGGATTATGACGTGCCCTACACCACGCTGCATGTGGGCAAGATGGCGGGCGGGGTGCAGGTGAATATTGTGCCGCAGACGGCAGTGGCGGATTGGGAGATCCGGTCCCTGGCTGGGGAGGATGTGGCGGGGCTGATCGAGGAGGTTCGTGCGGGATGCGCGGCGGTGGTGGCACCCTTGCGGGCGGAGTTCCCCGAGGCAGATATCCGGATCGAGCGGCTGTGGGATTATCCCGGGTTGGGGACGCCGTCGGATGCGGAGGTGGTGAATTTCGTGAAGGGCCTGACCGGGGCGAATGGGACGATCAAGGTGGCCTTTGGCACGGAAGGCGGATTGTTCGACGCGCGGCTGGGGGTGCCCACGGTGATTTGCGGACCGGGGTCGATGGCGCAGGGGCACAAGCCGGATGAATATGTGAGCGTGGAGCAGATGGCGCGCTGCGAGGCAATGCTGGCGGCGCTGGTCACGGCCTGCGAGGCGGGGTTCTGA
- a CDS encoding SDR family oxidoreductase, with protein sequence MPDHSGTVAVVTGGAQGLGLAIAERLVADGCRKLVISGRNVTKGEAAAEGLRAKGADVRFLPADMKDAGEAVELVERALKRFGPVNALVNSAASTARGSILDTTPEGWDELMDTNAKGPFFALQRFAQAAVVAGHPAAAVNIVTMSSHCGQSFLAGYAASKAALANITKNSANALRTHRIRVNGVNVGWMDTPGEDAIQRGFHGSDDGWLARAEAAQPFGMLVKPGHVAGLVSYLLSDESGVMTGAMVDFDQNVNGAYGE encoded by the coding sequence ATGCCGGATCATTCGGGAACCGTGGCCGTTGTCACCGGCGGGGCGCAGGGGTTGGGTCTGGCCATTGCCGAGCGGCTGGTGGCAGACGGCTGCCGCAAGCTGGTGATTTCGGGCCGCAACGTGACCAAGGGCGAGGCCGCGGCCGAAGGGTTGCGCGCAAAGGGCGCGGATGTGCGCTTCTTGCCTGCCGACATGAAGGATGCGGGCGAGGCGGTGGAACTGGTGGAGCGGGCGCTGAAGCGGTTCGGGCCGGTGAATGCGCTGGTGAATTCGGCGGCATCCACGGCGCGGGGGTCCATTCTGGATACCACGCCGGAGGGGTGGGACGAATTGATGGACACCAATGCCAAGGGGCCGTTCTTTGCGTTGCAGCGCTTTGCGCAGGCGGCGGTGGTTGCGGGCCATCCGGCAGCGGCGGTGAACATCGTGACGATGAGCAGCCATTGCGGGCAATCGTTTCTGGCGGGCTATGCGGCCAGCAAGGCGGCGCTGGCCAATATCACCAAGAACAGTGCCAATGCGCTGCGGACCCATCGCATCCGGGTGAACGGGGTGAATGTGGGCTGGATGGATACGCCGGGCGAAGATGCCATTCAGCGCGGGTTTCATGGATCGGATGATGGCTGGCTGGCACGGGCCGAAGCGGCGCAGCCGTTTGGGATGCTGGTCAAGCCCGGGCATGTGGCGGGGCTGGTGTCCTATCTTCTGTCGGACGAGTCCGGCGTGATGACCGGGGCGATGGTGGACTTTGACCAGAATGTGAATGGGGCCTATGGGGAGTGA
- a CDS encoding FtsX-like permease family protein, producing MSLAWTIARRELRGGLKGFRVFLACLALGVAAIAGVGMVRAAIQQGLEDQGAVLLGGDAQMEFTYRFATPEERAWMDGIADRVSEIVDFRSMAVVGEETALTQIKAVDDAYPLLGALELEAGTLAEALAVQDGAPGAVMDKVLVDRLGLTPGDRFRLGVKEFRLGAVLLREPDSANGGFSLGPRTIVRTADLAGSGLLEPGSLFETEYRLVLPPGTDLAAMERRAEAEFANAGMGWDDSRRAAPGVERFVERIGSFLILVGIAGLAVGGVGVQAAVRAYLDGKVATIATLKTLGAEGRLIFRIYLLQIAVLAGVGVVLGLLLGAGLPILFGGVIEAALPFPAEIGLYPMPLMEAAFYGLVTAFLFTLWPLARTEGVRAAALYRGAGRGGWPVARHLWAIAALAVLLVGGAVWFSGTWELTLGSAGGVIGALLVLALAAIGLRWGARAAARAGLARGRVPLRMALAAIGGPREEAGAVILSLGLGLSVLAAVGQIDSNLRSAIETDLPERAPSYFFVDIQPDQIEGFLARVEGDPAVSKVESAPMLRAVLTQINGRPAKEVAGEHWVVRGDRGITYATQPQENAQVVAGEWWPEDYTGPAQVSFAAEEAEEIGLKLGDELVVNVLGRDIPATITSFRQVDFSSAGMGFVMTMNPTALQGAPHTFISTVYAEEEAEAAILRDVSKAYPNVTAIRIREAIDRVTEALEAIATATAWAAAATLVTGFVVLIGAAAAGERARVYEAAVLKTLGATRGKILASFALRSALMGAAAGVVAIVAGGIAGWAVMVFVMEASYRFEPVSAFAIVLGGVLATMAAGLLFALRPLAARPAQVLRSQE from the coding sequence ATGAGCCTCGCTTGGACGATTGCCCGGCGCGAGTTGCGCGGCGGGTTGAAGGGGTTTCGCGTGTTCCTCGCCTGTCTGGCGCTGGGGGTGGCGGCGATTGCCGGGGTGGGCATGGTGCGCGCGGCGATCCAGCAGGGGCTGGAGGATCAAGGCGCGGTGCTGCTGGGCGGCGATGCGCAGATGGAGTTTACCTATCGTTTCGCCACGCCCGAGGAACGGGCCTGGATGGACGGCATCGCAGACCGCGTGTCGGAGATCGTGGATTTCCGGTCGATGGCGGTGGTGGGCGAGGAAACCGCGCTGACGCAGATCAAGGCGGTGGATGACGCCTATCCGTTGCTGGGCGCGCTGGAGCTTGAGGCCGGAACGCTGGCCGAAGCGCTGGCGGTGCAGGATGGGGCGCCCGGTGCGGTGATGGACAAGGTGCTGGTGGATCGGCTGGGGCTGACCCCCGGTGACAGGTTCCGGCTGGGTGTGAAGGAATTCCGGCTGGGCGCGGTGCTGTTGCGCGAGCCGGACAGCGCCAATGGCGGCTTTTCACTGGGGCCGCGCACGATTGTGCGGACGGCCGATCTGGCGGGGTCGGGGTTGCTGGAACCCGGATCGCTGTTTGAAACGGAATACCGGCTGGTGCTGCCGCCGGGCACGGACCTTGCCGCTATGGAGCGACGGGCAGAGGCAGAGTTTGCCAATGCCGGGATGGGCTGGGATGACAGCCGCCGCGCCGCGCCGGGGGTGGAGCGGTTTGTCGAACGGATCGGGTCTTTCCTGATTCTGGTTGGGATTGCCGGGTTGGCCGTGGGCGGCGTGGGCGTGCAGGCGGCCGTGCGGGCCTATCTGGATGGCAAGGTGGCGACGATTGCCACGCTGAAAACGCTGGGTGCCGAAGGGCGGCTGATTTTCCGCATCTACCTTTTGCAGATTGCGGTTCTGGCAGGGGTCGGCGTGGTGCTGGGCCTGTTGTTGGGGGCGGGTTTGCCCATTCTGTTCGGCGGGGTGATCGAGGCGGCGCTGCCTTTCCCGGCAGAGATCGGGCTGTATCCCATGCCGTTGATGGAGGCGGCCTTTTATGGGTTGGTGACGGCGTTCCTGTTCACTCTGTGGCCGCTGGCGCGGACCGAAGGGGTGCGGGCGGCAGCGTTGTATCGTGGGGCGGGGCGGGGCGGTTGGCCTGTGGCGCGGCATCTGTGGGCGATTGCAGCGCTGGCCGTGCTGCTGGTGGGCGGCGCGGTATGGTTTTCGGGAACATGGGAGCTGACGCTGGGTTCGGCGGGCGGTGTGATCGGCGCGCTGTTGGTGCTGGCGCTGGCGGCAATCGGGCTGCGCTGGGGTGCAAGGGCGGCGGCGCGGGCCGGGTTGGCGCGGGGGCGGGTGCCGCTGCGCATGGCGCTGGCCGCGATTGGCGGGCCGCGCGAAGAGGCGGGGGCGGTGATCCTGTCGCTGGGGCTGGGGCTTTCGGTGCTGGCGGCGGTGGGGCAGATCGATTCCAACCTGCGGTCGGCGATTGAAACCGATCTGCCGGAACGCGCGCCGAGCTATTTCTTTGTCGATATCCAACCCGACCAGATCGAGGGCTTTCTGGCGCGGGTCGAGGGTGACCCTGCGGTGAGCAAGGTGGAAAGCGCACCGATGCTGCGCGCGGTGCTGACCCAGATCAACGGTCGACCTGCGAAAGAGGTGGCCGGCGAGCATTGGGTGGTGCGGGGCGACCGGGGGATCACCTATGCCACCCAGCCGCAGGAAAACGCGCAGGTGGTGGCGGGCGAGTGGTGGCCCGAAGATTACACGGGGCCTGCGCAGGTGTCCTTTGCCGCCGAGGAGGCCGAGGAGATCGGGCTGAAGCTGGGGGATGAGTTGGTGGTCAATGTGTTGGGCCGCGACATCCCGGCGACGATCACCAGTTTCCGGCAGGTGGATTTTTCCAGCGCGGGGATGGGGTTCGTGATGACGATGAACCCAACCGCGCTGCAAGGGGCGCCGCATACGTTCATTTCCACAGTCTATGCCGAGGAAGAGGCCGAGGCGGCGATCCTGCGGGATGTGTCGAAGGCCTATCCCAACGTGACCGCCATCCGCATCCGCGAGGCGATTGACCGCGTGACCGAGGCGCTGGAGGCGATTGCCACGGCAACGGCCTGGGCTGCGGCAGCGACGCTGGTGACCGGGTTCGTCGTGCTGATCGGTGCGGCGGCGGCGGGGGAGCGGGCGCGCGTCTATGAGGCGGCGGTGCTGAAGACGCTGGGGGCGACGCGGGGGAAGATTCTGGCCAGTTTTGCGCTGCGGTCGGCGCTGATGGGGGCGGCGGCGGGCGTGGTGGCGATTGTTGCGGGGGGCATTGCCGGATGGGCGGTGATGGTTTTCGTGATGGAGGCGAGTTACCGGTTCGAGCCGGTATCGGCCTTTGCCATCGTGCTGGGCGGGGTGTTGGCCACCATGGCGGCGGGGCTTTTGTTCGCGCTGCGCCCACTGGCGGCGCGTCCGGCGCAGGTGTTGCGGTCACAGGAATAG
- a CDS encoding ATP-binding cassette domain-containing protein: MVDSVLTLRDARLTLAGNAGPVDILKGISLEVHRGETLGLIGPSGSGKSSLLMLMGGLEQATGGSVHALGQDLTAMDEDGLARFRRGKMGVVFQSFHLMPTMTALENVAVPLELMGVADAFVRAEAELQSVGLGARMDHYPSQMSGGEQQRVALARAAAPRPAILLADEPTGNLDGVNGQAIMDLLFGLRDKHGATLVLVTHAPELAARCDRVVRLADGRVVGEGIV; this comes from the coding sequence ATGGTGGATTCGGTTCTTACGCTGAGGGATGCACGGTTGACCTTGGCGGGAAATGCGGGGCCGGTCGATATCCTCAAGGGTATATCACTGGAAGTTCATAGGGGCGAGACGCTTGGGTTGATCGGGCCGAGCGGATCGGGGAAATCATCGCTTCTGATGCTGATGGGCGGGTTGGAGCAGGCGACGGGCGGGTCGGTTCACGCGCTGGGGCAGGATCTGACGGCGATGGATGAGGATGGGCTGGCGCGGTTCCGGCGCGGCAAGATGGGGGTGGTGTTCCAGTCCTTTCATCTGATGCCCACGATGACGGCCTTGGAGAATGTGGCGGTGCCGCTGGAGTTGATGGGCGTGGCAGATGCCTTTGTCCGCGCCGAGGCAGAGTTGCAGTCGGTGGGGTTGGGCGCGCGGATGGACCACTATCCCAGCCAGATGTCGGGGGGTGAGCAGCAGCGCGTGGCGCTGGCGCGGGCGGCGGCACCGCGCCCGGCGATCCTGCTGGCGGATGAGCCGACGGGGAATCTGGACGGGGTGAACGGGCAGGCGATCATGGACCTGCTGTTCGGCCTGCGCGACAAGCATGGCGCGACGCTGGTTCTGGTGACCCATGCGCCAGAACTGGCGGCGCGCTGTGACCGGGTGGTGCGGCTGGCCGACGGGCGTGTGGTGGGCGAGGGCATCGTATGA
- the mnmH gene encoding tRNA 2-selenouridine(34) synthase MnmH has product MVVKLDSLADVLALGFDDIIDVRAPAEWAEDHIPGAISLPVLDDAERARVGTIYKQVSPFTARKVGAALVAKNAAAHLEGPLADKPGGWQPLVYCWRGGQRSGSFASILSQIGWRVEVVQGGYKSWRRLVVEALYDQPFAHRLMVLDGNTGTAKTEVLALLAARGVQVVDLEGLANHRGSLFGHMGEQPSQKAFEGRLALALARLDPSRPVVVEAESAKVGECRLPPKLWRAMVTAPRISIEAPRAARAKYLVRAYADLVADVARLDAVVASLAPAHPREVIAEWRAMAAAGAFVDLAEGLMARHYDPRYGKHRARMEVPVTEVAVEALDDLESLTDRIAGLIAAY; this is encoded by the coding sequence ATGGTGGTGAAGCTGGACAGTCTGGCCGATGTGCTGGCGCTGGGGTTCGATGACATCATCGATGTGCGCGCGCCTGCGGAATGGGCCGAGGACCATATCCCCGGCGCGATATCGCTGCCGGTGCTGGATGATGCCGAGCGGGCGCGGGTGGGGACGATCTACAAGCAGGTGAGCCCCTTTACCGCGCGCAAGGTGGGCGCGGCGCTGGTGGCCAAGAATGCCGCCGCGCATCTGGAAGGACCGCTGGCCGACAAGCCGGGGGGGTGGCAGCCCTTGGTCTATTGCTGGCGCGGTGGGCAGCGGTCGGGGAGTTTTGCGTCGATCCTGAGCCAGATCGGCTGGCGCGTGGAGGTGGTGCAGGGCGGATACAAAAGCTGGCGGCGGCTGGTGGTGGAGGCGCTGTATGACCAGCCGTTCGCGCATCGGTTGATGGTGCTGGACGGCAATACCGGAACGGCCAAGACCGAGGTGCTGGCCCTGCTGGCGGCGCGGGGCGTGCAGGTGGTGGATCTGGAGGGGTTGGCCAATCATCGCGGATCGCTGTTCGGCCATATGGGAGAACAGCCGAGCCAGAAGGCATTTGAGGGGCGGCTGGCGCTGGCGCTGGCGCGGCTGGACCCAAGCCGCCCGGTCGTGGTGGAGGCCGAGAGCGCGAAGGTGGGTGAGTGCCGCCTGCCGCCCAAGCTGTGGCGGGCGATGGTGACGGCGCCGCGGATTTCGATCGAGGCCCCGCGCGCGGCGCGGGCGAAATATCTGGTGCGCGCCTATGCCGATCTGGTGGCGGATGTGGCGCGGCTGGATGCGGTGGTGGCGTCGCTGGCGCCCGCCCATCCGCGCGAAGTGATTGCCGAGTGGCGGGCGATGGCGGCGGCGGGGGCGTTTGTCGATCTGGCCGAGGGGTTGATGGCGCGGCACTATGACCCGCGCTATGGCAAGCACCGCGCGCGAATGGAGGTGCCGGTGACGGAGGTGGCGGTGGAGGCGTTGGACGATCTGGAATCGCTGACCGACCGGATTGCGGGGTTGATCGCGGCCTATTGA
- a CDS encoding FAD-binding oxidoreductase, translating to MSLIADLSTLLGASNVVTGPDMERFSRDWMGNYHGTPIAVARPATTAEVSETVRIAARHAIPVIPVSGNTGLTGGTYTEGGLLLSTERLNRIRDLRPDARIAIVEAGVILSKLHDAAADHGLYFPLWFGARGSAMIGGVLSTNAGGSNVLRYGSTRALCLGLEVVLPDGRVLTLMSELHKDNSGYDLKQLFIGAEGTLGIITAAVMKLVPAPRAQATATLAARSLPDALILLNRLQAASGGLVEAFEYMPADYMRRLLKVRPDIGQPFTQPHDCTILVELAATSPALTTAQADGTIPLADLLETTLAQLMDEGLILDAQIARSDAQRSAMWARREAAAEIGAAVKPMIDSDIAVPLDKVATFLDRITPRLADIAPGADTVTVAHLGDGNLHFSVYPGDPSKAVYDRVIHAIEDIVQDLGGSFSAEHGVGLSKLNSMDRRKDPVALDVMRAIKGALDPNNLMNPGKVIPAAKA from the coding sequence ATGTCCCTCATCGCCGATCTCTCCACCCTTCTCGGCGCGTCCAACGTCGTGACCGGCCCCGACATGGAACGGTTCTCGCGTGACTGGATGGGCAATTACCACGGCACCCCCATCGCCGTGGCCCGCCCCGCCACCACGGCCGAGGTGTCGGAAACTGTCCGCATCGCCGCCCGCCACGCCATCCCCGTGATCCCCGTCTCCGGCAACACGGGTCTGACCGGCGGCACCTATACCGAAGGCGGCCTCCTCCTCTCGACCGAGCGGCTGAACCGCATCCGCGACCTGCGCCCCGATGCCCGTATCGCGATTGTCGAAGCCGGGGTCATCCTGTCCAAACTCCACGATGCCGCCGCCGACCACGGCCTCTACTTCCCGCTCTGGTTCGGCGCGCGCGGCTCGGCCATGATCGGCGGCGTGCTTTCGACCAATGCCGGTGGCTCCAACGTCCTGCGCTACGGCTCCACCCGCGCGCTCTGTCTGGGGCTTGAGGTTGTGCTGCCCGATGGCCGCGTCCTCACCCTCATGTCCGAACTGCACAAGGACAATTCGGGCTACGACCTGAAGCAGCTTTTCATCGGGGCCGAAGGCACGCTTGGCATCATCACCGCCGCCGTGATGAAACTCGTCCCCGCCCCCCGCGCGCAGGCCACGGCAACGCTTGCCGCCCGGTCCCTTCCCGACGCGCTGATCCTTCTGAACCGCCTGCAAGCCGCTTCCGGCGGGCTGGTCGAGGCCTTTGAATACATGCCCGCCGATTACATGCGCCGCCTGCTCAAGGTCCGCCCCGACATAGGCCAACCCTTCACCCAACCGCATGACTGCACGATCCTCGTGGAACTTGCAGCCACCTCGCCCGCGCTGACGACCGCACAGGCAGATGGCACCATCCCGCTGGCCGATCTGCTGGAAACCACCCTCGCCCAACTCATGGACGAAGGCCTGATCCTGGACGCCCAGATCGCCCGGTCCGATGCCCAGCGCAGCGCCATGTGGGCACGGCGCGAAGCCGCTGCGGAAATCGGCGCTGCGGTCAAACCCATGATCGACAGCGATATCGCCGTGCCATTGGACAAGGTCGCCACCTTCCTTGACCGCATCACCCCCCGCCTTGCCGATATCGCCCCCGGTGCCGACACTGTCACCGTGGCCCATCTGGGCGATGGCAACCTGCATTTCTCGGTCTATCCGGGTGATCCGTCCAAGGCCGTCTATGACCGCGTCATCCACGCGATCGAAGATATCGTGCAAGACCTCGGCGGTTCCTTCTCGGCTGAACATGGCGTCGGCCTGTCCAAGCTCAACTCGATGGACCGCCGCAAAGACCCCGTCGCGCTGGATGTGATGCGCGCCATCAAGGGCGCACTGGACCCGAACAACCTGATGAACCCCGGCAAGGTCATCCCCGCGGCAAAGGCCTGA
- a CDS encoding MFS transporter has product MSSLAVLRDPTLRLIAIALLLLGALNASVYPYQSLVGIERIGMSETTFALVLVAASAVSVTASVLLGILTDQGAGRRRIALLTTASGTAGVGLMYLAPSPLTFALCHGLLFPVATSLYGQLFALARLARSDDGAARDAILATIRAALSLSFLAMLIFWTFAFGAGLDVMAVYLSATIAAVALSALLHLYWPRDGQTTWEDRPSGLNFRRALGEVASPPILLRLLLLGAIASAGNLYMILTALVFDASPTRDAGDVALYIGLVAGWEVPFMLLLPLITHRFRRETLIGAGTLLYCTHLALMPVLTETAWLWLLTLFAGLGGAAILTLPIAYYQDLLAGRPGTSGAMIALQRLVSELLAAAAFAMGVVVGGYAFTAIVGAAIAITAAGTLMWVDRARR; this is encoded by the coding sequence ATGTCCTCGCTTGCCGTGCTGCGTGACCCGACCCTGCGCCTGATCGCCATTGCCCTGCTGCTGCTGGGGGCGTTGAACGCCTCGGTCTATCCCTACCAATCGCTGGTGGGGATCGAACGCATCGGCATGAGCGAGACAACCTTCGCCCTCGTCCTCGTGGCCGCCTCTGCCGTGTCCGTCACGGCCTCGGTCCTGCTGGGCATCCTCACCGATCAGGGCGCAGGCCGCCGCCGCATCGCGCTTCTGACCACCGCCTCCGGCACGGCGGGCGTAGGGTTGATGTATCTGGCCCCCTCGCCCCTGACCTTCGCCCTGTGCCACGGCCTGCTGTTCCCCGTCGCCACCTCGCTTTACGGCCAGCTTTTCGCCCTCGCCCGCCTTGCCCGCTCCGATGACGGGGCCGCCCGCGACGCCATCCTCGCCACGATCCGCGCCGCGCTTTCGCTCAGCTTCCTCGCCATGCTGATCTTCTGGACCTTCGCCTTCGGCGCGGGCTTGGATGTCATGGCTGTCTACCTGTCAGCCACCATCGCCGCGGTCGCCCTGTCGGCGCTGCTGCACCTTTATTGGCCGCGCGACGGGCAGACCACATGGGAAGACCGCCCCTCCGGCCTCAACTTCCGCCGCGCCTTGGGAGAGGTCGCCTCACCCCCCATCCTGCTGCGCCTGCTGCTGCTCGGTGCCATCGCCTCGGCGGGCAACCTCTACATGATCCTGACCGCGCTGGTCTTTGATGCATCACCCACCCGCGATGCGGGGGATGTGGCGCTCTATATCGGCCTCGTCGCCGGGTGGGAGGTGCCCTTCATGCTCCTGCTGCCGCTGATCACGCACCGCTTCCGCCGCGAAACCCTGATCGGGGCGGGAACGCTGCTCTATTGCACCCATCTCGCTTTGATGCCGGTGCTGACGGAAACCGCTTGGCTCTGGCTGCTGACCCTGTTCGCAGGGCTTGGCGGCGCGGCCATCCTGACCCTGCCCATCGCCTATTATCAGGACCTGCTGGCCGGTCGTCCCGGCACGTCGGGGGCGATGATCGCGCTGCAACGGCTGGTGTCGGAACTGCTTGCCGCCGCCGCCTTCGCCATGGGCGTGGTGGTCGGCGGTTACGCCTTCACCGCCATCGTCGGCGCGGCCATCGCCATCACCGCCGCTGGCACCCTGATGTGGGTCGACCGCGCCCGCAGGTAG